A stretch of the Vitis riparia cultivar Riparia Gloire de Montpellier isolate 1030 chromosome 13, EGFV_Vit.rip_1.0, whole genome shotgun sequence genome encodes the following:
- the LOC117927714 gene encoding LOB domain-containing protein 12-like has product MGGNSPCASCKLLRRRCAKDCIFAPYFPSDDPHKFAIVHKVFGASNVSKMLQELPVHQRADAVSSLVYEANARVRDPVYGCVGAISYLQTQVSQLQMQLAVAQAEIFCIQMQQEQVEIPAAHQTAAAGDGDDGKSFFLHDALPEYLNFASSSSVIHDSLKRESLFSHDMVS; this is encoded by the exons ATGGGCGGAAATTCACCCTGCGCCTCCTGCAAGCTCCTCCGCCGCCGATGCGCCAAGGACTGCATCTTCGCCCCCTACTTCCCTTCGGACGACCCCCACAAGTTCGCCATCGTTCACAAGGTCTTCGGCGCCAGCAATGTCAGCAAAATGCTGCAG GAGCTGCCGGTTCATCAGAGAGCAGATGCAGTGAGCAGTCTAGTATACGAGGCGAATGCGAGAGTTAGAGACCCGGTTTACGGGTGTGTCGGAGCCATATCGTATCTGCAGACTCAGGTTTCTCAGCTCCAAATGCAGCTGGCCGTGGCTCAAGCCGAGATATTCTGCATCCAGATGCAGCAAGAGCAGGTGGAGATACCAGCAGCCCATCAAACCGCCGCTGCCGGAGACGGAGACGACGGAAAATCGTTTTTCCTCCACGACGCCCTCCCCGAGTACCTAAATTTCGCTTCAAGCAGTAGTGTAATCCATGACTCTCTCAAGCGAGAGAGCCTCTTTAGCCATGACATGGTTTCGTAA